The Montipora capricornis isolate CH-2021 chromosome 3, ASM3666992v2, whole genome shotgun sequence genome window below encodes:
- the LOC138041570 gene encoding uncharacterized protein, with the protein MRLLRLELELLINWPHKEQIVDFMPAIFKAKYPDVVVIIDCTEIKMETPSALDNQSACYSYYKSNTTMKGLVGITPSGVCSFVGDLYTGSISDKEIIIQSGFLDKLSKGDGVMADKGFLIQDELAARQAHLVIPPLLKKKPQFSEDELDSTRSIANLRIHVERCMERIKNYHIFDRAFPISMADSASDIFVVMCALVNFLPPLVK; encoded by the coding sequence ATGCGCCTATTGCGTTTAGAACTAGAGCTTCTCATCAATTGGCCTCATAAGGAGCAGATAGTTGATTTCATGCCAGCTATTTTCAAGGCAAAATACCCTGATGTTGTGGTCATTATTGATTGCACAGAAATCAAGATGGAAACACCTTCTGCACTGGATAATCAGTCTGCATGTTATTCATATTATAAGTCAAACACAACTATGAAAGGCCTTGTAGGAATTACACCATCAGGGGTCTGTTCATTTGTCGGTGATTTGTACACCGGATCAATTTCtgacaaagaaattattattcaatCTGGTTTCCTTGATAAACTTTCAAAAGGGGATGGGGTCATGGCAGATAAAGGATTTTTGATTCAGGATGAGTTGGCTGCCAGACAAGCACATCTTGTAATACCCCCGTTATTGAAAAAGAAACCGCAGTTCTCTGAGGATGAACTTGATAGTACTAGATCCATTGCAAACCTCCGTATTCATGTAGAACGATGTATGGAGAGGATAAAGAACTACCACATATTTGATAGGGCATTCCCTATTAGCATGGCTGATAGTGCAAGTGACATTTTTGTTGTAATGTGTGCTTTAGTTAACTTCCTTCCCCCATTAGTAAAGTGA